From Camelina sativa cultivar DH55 chromosome 7, Cs, whole genome shotgun sequence, one genomic window encodes:
- the LOC104703182 gene encoding uncharacterized protein LOC104703182 → MASMPLYWQPPPATEYPQHSSSVSSSGNSTIGPFIAVFIVVTVLCVVASVIGRLCSGKTILGYGHYDMERWAESRCGSCIDGHIIPHRPSPSPPPPPRQPLHHTSSGVSAESEGHVADLDETDGEKQDSLDHEPPTQTPSSAHS, encoded by the coding sequence ATGGCGTCAATGCCGTTGTACTGGCAACCACCACCAGCCACGGAGTATCCACAACACTCATCCTCCGTCTCCTCCTCCGGCAACTCCACCATTGGTCCTTTTATCGCCGTCTTTATCGTCGTCACTGTTCTCTGTGTTGTTGCTAGCGTTATTGGACGGCTTTGCTCCGGCAAAACCATCTTAGGGTATGGACACTACGATATGGAGAGATGGGCTGAGAGTAGATGTGGTTCTTGTATCGACGGCCACATCATTCCCCACCGGCCGTCTCCgtcgcctcctcctcctcctcgtcagCCTTTGCACCACACTTCCTCGGGCGTCTCAGCTGAATCTGAAGGACACGTGGCAGATCTAGATGAAACTGATGGAGAGAAACAAGACTCTTTAGACCATGAGCCTCCAACACAGACACCATCATCAGCTCATTCTTGA
- the LOC104703183 gene encoding uncharacterized protein LOC104703183 — MEVMSLTAPSSPRQFTGCFLSAPTSPRRITEFYREFDEAATRFNFSDRLTVPFDWEDTPGTPRKIIDDDDEDDTVDDFAFEIGEKLETTSLFAEELFDGGKIKPLKPPPYLQLDHHHHHHHKPQILSPRSPRSPIAHGKNIIRKAFSPRKKPVQLVDPFEVAMDKARNGVEEERGRGRRQNSSRRVARSLSPFRVSAYPWEEQEQEQREVQEQRKGSLTSSNPSTSSSTCVSCKSSSSRKWRLKDFLLFRSASEGRSRHNKDSVKTFSGLFRKQEDTKNSSSRGKGSSSVSAHEFHYMAKKAETKDLKKKTFLPYMQIGRFAF, encoded by the coding sequence ATGGAAGTGATGAGTTTGACTGCTCCATCTTCACCAAGGCAATTCACTGGTTGCTTCTTAAGCGCACCAACAAGCCCTAGAAGAATCACAGAGTTTTATAGAGAGTTTGATGAGGCCGCAACAAGATTCAACTTCTCCGACCGTCTTACTGTTCCTTTTGATTGGGAAGACACTCCTGGAACTCCTAGGAAGATcatcgatgatgatgacgaagatgatACTGTTGATGATTTCGCCTTCGAGATCGGTGAGAAGCTCGAGACGACGTCACTTTTTGCTGAAGAGCTTTTTGATGGAGGCAAAATCAAACCCTTGAAGCCTCCTCCGTATTTACAATtagaccatcatcatcatcatcatcataagcCTCAGATTTTATCTCCAAGGTCTCCAAGATCGCCTATTGCTCATGGTAAAAACATTATCCGCAAAGCTTTCTCCCCAAGAAAGAAACCGGTACAGCTGGTGGATCCTTTTGAGGTCGCCATGGATAAAGCTCGGAACGGcgtagaagaagagagagggagagggagacgTCAAAACTCGAGCCGTAGAGTCGCCCGATCACTTTCTCCTTTCCGGGTTTCGGCTTATCCAtgggaagaacaagaacaagaacagagAGAGGTACAAGAACAGAGGAAAGGGTCTTTGACTTCTTCTAATCcgtccacatcttcatcaacttGTGTGTCTTGCAAGTCATCTTCCTCAAGAAAGTGGAGGCTAAAAGACTTTCTTCTGTTCCGAAGCGCATCAGAGGGAAGATCAAGGCATAACAAAGACTCCGTAAAGACGTTTTCGGGTTTGTTTAGGAAGCAAGAAGACACCAAGAACTCGAGTTCACGAGGAAAAGGGTCATCATCTGTCTCCGCCCATGAGTTCCATTACATGGCTAAGAAAGcagaaacaaaagatttgaagaagaagactttctTGCCTTACATGCAAATAGGAAGATTCGCCTTCTAA
- the LOC104703185 gene encoding uroporphyrinogen-III synthase, chloroplastic isoform X1 — translation MALLLPHSSLLSLQPPLSSSSHLFHAPKKGVVASPSLIRNASSSSVTSSSISNSVPQVVVTRERGKNKQIIKALEKHGISSLELPLIQHAQGPDFHRLASVLSDESFDWIIITSPEAGSVFLEAWKAASYPKVQIGVVGAGTARVFEEARQSTEGLLHVAFTPSKATGKVLASELPDKVGKRSSVLYPASLKAGNDIEEGLSNRGFEVTRLNTYTTVPVHNVDTVLLKEALSAPVLSVASPSAIRAWLNLIQNDEQWSNHVACIGETTASAARRLGLKNVYYPEAPGLEGWVESIMEALVAHKNKNNK, via the exons ATGGCGTTGCTCCTTCCTCACTCGTCACTCTTATCTCTTCAACCACCATTATCGTCTTCTTCGCACCTCTTCCACGCTCCTAAAAAAGGAGTTGTCGCTTCTCCTTCCCTAATTCGAAAtgcatcttcttcctccgttACATCGTCTAGTATCTCCAATTCGGTCCCGCAGGTGGTCGTAACCCGAGAACGAGgcaagaacaaacaaatcatcaaagcCTTG GAGAAACATGGGATATCATCTTTAGAGCTTCCCTTGATTCAACATGCGCAAGGACCTGATTTTCATCGGCTTGCTTCTGTATTAAGTG ATGAGAGCTTTGATTGGATCATTATAACATCCCCAGAAGCAGGTTCTGTCTTTCTTGAGGCATGGAA GGCAGCTAGCTACCCAAAAGTGCAAATAGGTGTAGTAGGAGCCGGAACAGCCAGGGTATTTGAAGAGGCAAGACAGTCGACAGAAGGATTGCTTCACGTTGCCTTTACGCCATCAAAAG CAACTGGTAAAGTCTTGGCTTCGGAGCTCCCAGATAAAGTTGGCAAAAGGTCCTCTGTCTTATACCCGGCTTCGCTAAAAGCAGGCAATGATATTG AGGAAGGGTTGTCCAATCGTGGGTTTGAAGTTACCAGGCTGAATACATACACAACA GTTCCTGTACATAATGTTGATACGGTGCTCCTGAAAGAG GCACTGTCTGCTCCTGTTCTTTCTGTAGCTTCACCTTCAGCAATTCG GGCCTGGCTGAATCTGATTCAAAATGATGAGCAATGGAGTAATCACGTTGCCTGTATTGGAGAGACAACTGCTTCAGCTGCAAGACGACTAGGATTGAAAAACGTGTACTACCCAGAGGCACCGGGACTTGAAGG GTGGGTCGAGAGCATCATGGAAGCTCTAGTTgctcacaaaaataaaaataataagtaa
- the LOC104703185 gene encoding uroporphyrinogen-III synthase, chloroplastic isoform X2: MALLLPHSSLLSLQPPLSSSSHLFHAPKKGVVASPSLIRNASSSSVTSSSISNSVPQVVVTRERGKNKQIIKALEKHGISSLELPLIQHAQGPDFHRLASVLSDESFDWIIITSPEAGSVFLEAWKAASYPKVQIGVVGAGTARVFEEARQSTEGLLHVAFTPSKATGKVLASELPDKVGKRSSVLYPASLKAGNDIEEGLSNRGFEVTRLNTYTTVPVHNVDTVLLKEALSAPVLSVASPSAIRKTSFI, translated from the exons ATGGCGTTGCTCCTTCCTCACTCGTCACTCTTATCTCTTCAACCACCATTATCGTCTTCTTCGCACCTCTTCCACGCTCCTAAAAAAGGAGTTGTCGCTTCTCCTTCCCTAATTCGAAAtgcatcttcttcctccgttACATCGTCTAGTATCTCCAATTCGGTCCCGCAGGTGGTCGTAACCCGAGAACGAGgcaagaacaaacaaatcatcaaagcCTTG GAGAAACATGGGATATCATCTTTAGAGCTTCCCTTGATTCAACATGCGCAAGGACCTGATTTTCATCGGCTTGCTTCTGTATTAAGTG ATGAGAGCTTTGATTGGATCATTATAACATCCCCAGAAGCAGGTTCTGTCTTTCTTGAGGCATGGAA GGCAGCTAGCTACCCAAAAGTGCAAATAGGTGTAGTAGGAGCCGGAACAGCCAGGGTATTTGAAGAGGCAAGACAGTCGACAGAAGGATTGCTTCACGTTGCCTTTACGCCATCAAAAG CAACTGGTAAAGTCTTGGCTTCGGAGCTCCCAGATAAAGTTGGCAAAAGGTCCTCTGTCTTATACCCGGCTTCGCTAAAAGCAGGCAATGATATTG AGGAAGGGTTGTCCAATCGTGGGTTTGAAGTTACCAGGCTGAATACATACACAACA GTTCCTGTACATAATGTTGATACGGTGCTCCTGAAAGAG GCACTGTCTGCTCCTGTTCTTTCTGTAGCTTCACCTTCAGCAATTCG CAAAACGTCTTTCATATAA